One genomic window of Sphingopyxis sp. OPL5 includes the following:
- a CDS encoding ammonium transporter — MTFANKFAATAGAAGLALFAALPVWAQEAAAAAAAPAAEAAPAVANPGNNAWMMTATVLVLLMILPGLALFYGGLTRTKNMLSTMTQVGAAACLAMLIWVSYGYGLAFGPEGNAFISWGKFFLSGVTADSTGATFTDEVISEYVFISFQMTFAAITLALVLGSVVERLKFSAMLVFGAIWLTIVYFPIAHMVWAGGGLFFEGGMFGTDTPAALDFAGGTVVHINAGVSALVAAIILGKRIGYQKEIMAPHSLTMTMIGTGLLWVGWFGFNAGSALEANGSAGLAMINTMVATAAAALVWMLAEKVSGHKPSALGFCSGVIAGLVAITPAAGNAGPFGAILLGAVASVVCYFAVTKLKAKLGYDDSLDAFGIHGIGGMVGAIGTAFTMLVALGGPAGEDYALGPQITTQVMAVVTTIIWSTIGTAIAIYIAKALTGLRVSEEVEREGLDLGEHGERAYNY, encoded by the coding sequence ATGACGTTCGCAAACAAATTTGCGGCGACCGCCGGGGCTGCGGGCCTCGCACTGTTCGCCGCGCTGCCCGTGTGGGCGCAGGAAGCGGCAGCCGCCGCCGCGGCGCCCGCCGCCGAAGCGGCACCCGCAGTCGCCAACCCGGGCAATAACGCCTGGATGATGACCGCCACCGTCCTCGTCCTGCTGATGATCCTGCCGGGCCTCGCGCTCTTCTACGGCGGCCTGACGCGCACCAAGAACATGCTGTCGACGATGACGCAGGTCGGCGCCGCCGCCTGTCTCGCGATGCTGATCTGGGTCAGCTACGGCTATGGCCTCGCCTTCGGGCCCGAGGGCAACGCCTTTATCAGCTGGGGCAAATTCTTCCTGTCGGGCGTCACCGCCGACTCGACCGGCGCGACCTTCACCGACGAAGTGATCAGCGAATATGTGTTCATCTCGTTCCAGATGACCTTCGCCGCGATCACCCTCGCGCTGGTCCTCGGCTCGGTCGTCGAGCGCCTCAAATTCTCGGCCATGCTCGTGTTCGGCGCGATCTGGCTGACCATCGTCTATTTCCCGATCGCACACATGGTGTGGGCGGGCGGCGGCCTGTTCTTCGAAGGCGGCATGTTCGGCACCGACACGCCGGCCGCGCTCGACTTCGCCGGCGGCACCGTGGTCCACATCAACGCCGGCGTCTCGGCGCTGGTCGCCGCGATCATCCTCGGCAAGCGCATCGGCTACCAGAAGGAAATCATGGCGCCGCACTCGCTGACCATGACGATGATCGGCACCGGCCTGCTGTGGGTGGGCTGGTTCGGCTTCAACGCCGGCTCGGCACTCGAAGCCAATGGCTCGGCGGGCCTCGCGATGATCAACACGATGGTCGCCACCGCCGCCGCCGCGCTCGTCTGGATGCTCGCCGAAAAGGTCAGCGGCCACAAGCCTTCGGCGCTCGGCTTCTGCTCGGGCGTCATCGCCGGCCTCGTCGCGATCACCCCGGCCGCCGGCAACGCCGGTCCGTTCGGTGCGATCCTGCTCGGCGCGGTCGCCTCGGTCGTCTGCTACTTCGCGGTGACCAAGCTCAAGGCCAAGCTCGGCTATGACGACTCGCTCGACGCCTTCGGCATCCACGGCATCGGCGGCATGGTCGGCGCGATCGGCACCGCCTTCACCATGCTGGTCGCGCTCGGCGGCCCGGCGGGCGAAGACTATGCCCTCGGCCCGCAGATCACGACGCAGGTCATGGCGGTTGTCACCACCATCATCTGGTCGACCATCGGCACCGCGATCGCGATCTACATCGCCAAGGCGCTGACCGGCCTGCGCGTCAGCGAAGAGGTGGAGCGCGAAGGCCTCGACCTCGGCGAACATGGCGAGCGTGCCTATAATTATTGA
- a CDS encoding P-II family nitrogen regulator, whose protein sequence is MKLILAIIKPFKLDEVREALTGLGIAGMTVTEVKGFGRQKGQTEIYRGAEYATNMVPKVKIELVCDDALAPRVVETLQQSAGTGSIGDGKIFVLDVGQAVRIRTGETGEAAL, encoded by the coding sequence ATGAAGCTGATCCTGGCTATCATCAAACCGTTCAAGCTCGATGAGGTGCGCGAAGCCCTCACCGGCTTGGGCATTGCCGGAATGACCGTGACCGAAGTCAAAGGCTTCGGTCGTCAGAAAGGCCAGACCGAAATCTACCGCGGCGCGGAATATGCCACCAACATGGTGCCGAAGGTGAAGATCGAGCTCGTCTGCGACGACGCGCTCGCACCGCGGGTCGTCGAAACGCTGCAGCAAAGCGCCGGAACCGGGTCGATCGGCGATGGCAAGATTTTCGTCCTCGACGTCGGTCAGGCCGTGCGCATCCGCACCGGCGAGACCGGCGAGGCGGCTCTGTAA
- a CDS encoding endonuclease/exonuclease/phosphatase family protein yields MIKVASYNMRKGIGLDRRRDPGRVLSVLRELDADIVALQEADRRFGTRASAIPPHMFEEHSDYVPVDLLGGRPYAIGWHGNALLVRKGAEVEESHALHLPTLEPRGAVAATVRIGDTRLRVVGMHLDISGLRRRQQARAILHHLAAGEDLPTILMGDCNEWRNQGGCLHDFGERHRLVDTGHSFHSRRPVAKLDRIFASPDLQAVDAGVHRSALAARASDHLPIWARFERAG; encoded by the coding sequence ATGATCAAGGTCGCCAGTTACAATATGCGCAAGGGCATCGGTCTCGACCGGCGCCGCGATCCGGGGCGGGTGCTGTCGGTGCTGCGCGAACTCGACGCCGATATCGTCGCACTGCAGGAGGCCGACCGCCGCTTCGGGACCCGCGCCAGCGCGATCCCGCCGCATATGTTCGAAGAGCATAGCGACTATGTGCCGGTCGACCTGCTCGGCGGGCGTCCCTATGCCATCGGCTGGCACGGCAATGCGCTGCTGGTGCGCAAGGGCGCCGAAGTCGAGGAGAGCCACGCACTCCATCTGCCGACGCTCGAACCGCGCGGCGCGGTCGCGGCGACGGTGCGCATCGGCGATACGCGGCTGCGCGTCGTCGGCATGCATCTCGACATTTCGGGGCTGCGGCGGCGGCAACAGGCGCGCGCAATCCTCCATCACCTCGCGGCGGGCGAGGACCTGCCGACGATCCTGATGGGCGACTGCAACGAATGGCGCAACCAGGGCGGCTGCCTCCATGATTTCGGCGAACGCCATCGGCTCGTCGACACCGGCCACAGCTTCCACAGCCGCCGCCCGGTGGCGAAACTCGACCGCATCTTCGCCTCGCCCGACCTGCAGGCGGTCGACGCCGGGGTGCATCGCAGCGCGCTCGCGGCGCGCGCGTCGGACCATCTGCCGATCTGGGCGCGCTTCGAGCGGGCGGGATAG
- a CDS encoding DUF2007 domain-containing protein, which yields MALVELVRLPNGVEAELLRGRLESAGVHAVCFDAGMNIAESVGLLIPVRVMVLDDDLVEAQALMAEFGAG from the coding sequence ATGGCGCTCGTCGAGCTGGTACGCCTGCCGAACGGGGTCGAGGCCGAATTGCTGCGTGGCCGGCTCGAAAGCGCCGGCGTCCATGCCGTGTGTTTCGACGCCGGCATGAATATCGCCGAAAGCGTCGGCCTGCTCATCCCGGTGCGGGTGATGGTGCTCGACGACGATCTGGTCGAGGCGCAGGCCTTGATGGCGGAGTTCGGCGCCGGTTGA
- a CDS encoding pyridoxamine 5'-phosphate oxidase family protein produces MADFTDSLTDKHIAFIEKQPVFFTATAAADARINLSPKGYADSFRVLSESRVAYLDLGGSGNETHAHLAADGRITIMFCAFDRSALILRIYGRGRAVLPQDDEWETIASPFTLIPGTRQIFVIDVDSVQTSCGWGVPMMELQHERDTLQKYHRQADPVLWVEKFQERTRSIDGLPTRPTDRFITGDPA; encoded by the coding sequence ATGGCCGATTTCACCGACAGCCTGACCGACAAGCATATCGCTTTCATCGAGAAGCAACCGGTCTTCTTCACCGCGACCGCCGCCGCCGATGCGCGGATCAACCTGTCGCCCAAGGGCTATGCCGACAGCTTCCGGGTGCTGTCCGAAAGCCGGGTCGCCTATCTCGACCTCGGCGGATCGGGCAACGAGACGCACGCGCATCTCGCCGCCGACGGGCGCATCACCATCATGTTCTGCGCCTTCGACCGCAGCGCGCTGATCCTGCGCATCTATGGCCGCGGCCGCGCGGTGCTGCCGCAGGACGATGAATGGGAGACGATCGCCAGCCCTTTCACCCTGATCCCCGGCACCCGCCAGATCTTCGTGATCGACGTCGACAGCGTGCAGACCAGTTGCGGCTGGGGCGTGCCGATGATGGAATTGCAGCACGAACGCGACACGCTGCAGAAATATCACCGCCAGGCCGACCCGGTGCTGTGGGTCGAGAAATTCCAGGAACGCACCAGGAGCATCGACGGCCTGCCGACCCGCCCGACCGACCGTTTCATCACCGGCGACCCGGCCTGA
- a CDS encoding DUF924 family protein yields MKAPAPPADWPAQLLTFWFDAHGMDDWYGGGPDFDTDIRALAGDWHEALRALPAASFLTDPDTALAAAILFDQVPRNIFRGSADAFATDDLARAIARGIVAHGWDKAWPDARRQFAYLPYQHSEDLADQRESLRLFGQLADPMFQDYAQKHFAIVDRFGRFPHRNAVLGRTTRPEEQAAVEEGKNW; encoded by the coding sequence ATGAAAGCCCCCGCCCCGCCCGCCGACTGGCCGGCGCAACTCCTGACCTTCTGGTTCGACGCGCATGGCATGGACGACTGGTATGGCGGCGGGCCGGATTTCGACACCGACATCCGCGCGCTGGCCGGCGACTGGCACGAAGCGCTGCGCGCGCTGCCGGCCGCCAGCTTCCTGACCGACCCCGACACCGCGCTGGCCGCGGCGATCCTGTTCGATCAGGTGCCGCGCAATATCTTTCGCGGATCCGCCGATGCCTTTGCTACCGACGATCTCGCCCGCGCGATCGCGCGCGGCATCGTCGCGCACGGCTGGGACAAGGCCTGGCCCGACGCGCGGCGCCAGTTCGCCTATCTCCCCTATCAGCACAGCGAGGACCTCGCCGACCAGCGCGAATCCTTGCGCCTGTTCGGCCAGCTCGCAGATCCGATGTTCCAGGACTATGCGCAGAAGCATTTCGCCATCGTCGACCGCTTCGGCCGCTTCCCGCATCGCAACGCGGTGCTCGGCCGCACGACACGCCCCGAGGAGCAGGCGGCGGTGGAGGAAGGCAAAAATTGGTGA
- the tldD gene encoding metalloprotease TldD, protein MTSPTDPRRFLYRADALDPDLAQKLAKEALAKADDGELYLQYRATESFGFDDGRLKTADYSTDAGFGLRAVSGEMTGFAHASDISAPAIRRAAETLALLDPANQPHAAAPARTNRHLYGEANPLDLIPFAKKVALCQQIDAAARARDPRIAQVSVALAGSWSVVEIVRADGFLATDIRPLVRLNVSIVVEENGRRESGYFGLGGRYMYDHLFEEAQWNRAIDEALAQALVNLEAVDAPAGEMTVLLGPGWPGVLLHEAIGHGLEGDFNRKGTSAFSGRIGERVAAAGVTVVDDGSLAERRGSLSIDDEGTPTSETVLIEDGMLKGYMQDRLNARLMGMAPTGNGRRESFAHAPMPRMTNTFMKGGNDDPAELLSRVKNGIFAKSMGGGQVDIVSGKFVFSCTEAYKIENGKLGAPIKGATLIGDGPSVLTKVTGIGNDMALDEGIGVCGKGGQSVPAGVGQPTLLVSGLTVGGTA, encoded by the coding sequence ATGACAAGCCCCACCGATCCCCGCCGCTTCCTCTATCGCGCCGATGCGCTCGATCCCGATCTTGCGCAGAAGCTCGCGAAGGAAGCGCTCGCCAAGGCCGATGACGGCGAACTCTACCTGCAATATCGCGCGACCGAGAGCTTCGGCTTCGACGACGGGCGGCTCAAGACCGCCGATTATTCCACCGACGCGGGTTTCGGGCTGCGCGCGGTGTCGGGCGAGATGACGGGCTTTGCCCATGCCAGCGACATCAGCGCCCCTGCGATCCGCCGCGCCGCCGAGACGCTCGCGCTGCTCGACCCCGCGAACCAGCCGCACGCCGCCGCCCCCGCGCGGACCAACCGCCATCTTTATGGCGAGGCCAATCCGCTCGACCTGATCCCCTTCGCCAAGAAGGTCGCGCTGTGCCAGCAGATCGACGCCGCCGCCCGCGCGCGCGATCCGCGCATCGCGCAGGTCTCGGTCGCGCTCGCCGGCAGCTGGTCGGTGGTCGAGATCGTCCGCGCCGACGGCTTCCTCGCGACCGACATCCGCCCGCTCGTCCGCCTCAACGTGTCGATCGTGGTCGAGGAGAATGGCCGGCGCGAGAGCGGCTATTTCGGCCTCGGCGGCCGTTACATGTACGACCATCTGTTCGAAGAGGCGCAGTGGAACCGCGCGATCGACGAGGCGCTGGCGCAGGCGCTCGTCAATCTCGAGGCGGTCGACGCCCCGGCGGGCGAGATGACCGTGCTGCTCGGTCCCGGCTGGCCCGGCGTGCTGCTCCATGAAGCGATCGGCCACGGGCTCGAGGGCGATTTCAACCGCAAGGGCACCAGCGCCTTTTCGGGCCGTATCGGTGAGCGCGTCGCGGCGGCAGGCGTCACCGTCGTCGACGACGGCAGCCTCGCCGAACGGCGCGGTTCGCTGAGCATCGACGACGAGGGCACCCCGACCAGCGAGACGGTGCTGATCGAGGATGGCATGCTCAAGGGCTATATGCAGGACCGGCTCAACGCGCGGCTGATGGGCATGGCGCCGACCGGCAACGGGCGCCGCGAAAGCTTTGCCCATGCGCCGATGCCGCGGATGACCAACACCTTCATGAAGGGCGGCAACGACGATCCCGCCGAACTGCTGAGCCGCGTCAAGAACGGCATCTTTGCCAAAAGCATGGGCGGCGGGCAGGTCGACATCGTGTCTGGCAAATTCGTGTTCAGCTGCACCGAGGCGTATAAGATCGAAAATGGCAAGCTCGGCGCCCCGATCAAGGGCGCGACGCTGATCGGCGACGGGCCGAGCGTGCTCACGAAGGTCACCGGAATCGGCAACGACATGGCGCTCGACGAGGGCATCGGTGTGTGCGGCAAGGGCGGCCAGAGCGTCCCCGCGGGCGTCGGCCAGCCGACCCTGCTGGTGAGCGGGCTGACGGTGGGCGGGACGGCTTAA
- a CDS encoding DUF4402 domain-containing protein, translating into MGIPGTSHRRAAARVPAIAAALIALAAPAHAADMPGTTTATVVRPNSLVKTDDLDFGTIISGATGGTVSVNALTGARTTSGGATAVGNDAQRAQFQGTGGILLITVSGSTSVTLVRAGGGATPMTATLVRAASTSGGGIALLGATLLPSGVQTYYIGGTLTVPANQPEGDYSGTFTLTVNYL; encoded by the coding sequence GTGGGGATTCCAGGGACCAGCCATCGTCGGGCCGCCGCGCGCGTCCCGGCCATCGCCGCAGCGCTGATCGCGCTGGCGGCGCCTGCGCACGCCGCCGACATGCCCGGGACGACAACCGCGACGGTCGTCCGGCCGAACAGCCTCGTCAAGACCGACGATCTCGATTTCGGGACGATCATCAGCGGCGCCACCGGCGGCACCGTCAGCGTCAACGCCCTCACCGGCGCGCGCACGACCAGCGGCGGCGCCACCGCGGTCGGCAACGACGCGCAGCGCGCGCAGTTCCAGGGCACCGGCGGCATATTGCTGATCACCGTGTCGGGCAGCACGTCGGTGACGCTGGTACGGGCCGGCGGCGGCGCGACGCCTATGACCGCCACTTTGGTCCGCGCCGCGAGCACCAGCGGCGGCGGCATCGCGCTGCTCGGCGCGACCCTGCTGCCGAGCGGCGTGCAGACCTATTATATCGGCGGCACGCTCACCGTCCCCGCGAACCAGCCCGAGGGCGATTACAGCGGAACGTTTACGCTGACGGTCAATTATCTCTGA
- a CDS encoding zinc-finger domain-containing protein — translation MTQNTPETIRTPKTRVACDGTGDGLANAALGHPRVWLEIDTDEGFADCGYCDRRFVLIGGIADKG, via the coding sequence ATGACCCAGAACACGCCCGAAACCATCCGCACGCCCAAGACCCGCGTCGCCTGCGACGGCACCGGCGACGGCCTCGCCAACGCCGCGCTCGGCCATCCGCGCGTCTGGCTCGAGATCGACACCGATGAGGGCTTTGCCGACTGCGGCTATTGCGACCGGCGCTTCGTGCTGATCGGCGGGATCGCCGATAAAGGGTAA
- a CDS encoding DUF4402 domain-containing protein, whose product MAAFWTMPVAAQQTQGQASALVLEPMSLTNIEQLDFGSIIPSATIGTVTVAPSGAVTTSGGVVAASGDARPARFAGQGSANRVVIKTGSNQIVLTGPGEAMRVDDFEIGALTGLSQIGNGNNFRITGTNGVVGFAVGGRLRVNANQAEGDYSGSFSVTFNYQ is encoded by the coding sequence ATGGCGGCGTTCTGGACGATGCCGGTAGCCGCGCAGCAGACGCAGGGCCAGGCGAGCGCGCTGGTGCTCGAACCCATGTCGCTGACCAATATCGAACAGCTCGACTTCGGATCGATCATTCCGTCGGCGACGATCGGCACTGTGACCGTCGCCCCGTCCGGCGCGGTCACGACCTCGGGCGGCGTGGTCGCGGCGTCGGGCGACGCGCGCCCGGCGCGCTTCGCGGGGCAGGGCAGCGCCAACCGCGTCGTCATCAAGACCGGGTCGAACCAGATCGTCCTGACCGGCCCGGGCGAGGCGATGCGCGTCGACGATTTCGAGATCGGCGCGCTCACCGGCCTGTCGCAGATCGGCAACGGCAACAATTTTCGCATCACCGGCACCAATGGCGTCGTCGGCTTTGCGGTCGGCGGCCGACTGCGCGTCAACGCCAACCAGGCCGAGGGCGACTATAGCGGCAGCTTTTCGGTCACCTTCAACTATCAATAG
- a CDS encoding DUF4402 domain-containing protein, translating into MRTRHIICPPLRRRGLAALTLAFAPFAAPSAHAQNNAQGEAEAIVLRPLSFFKVNDLDFGDIIASNAAGTVRILPDGSRTRTGGATLAGNDGEPARFTGLGSYNREVNISLGANQIFITGPGQQMRVRNFEIGSTPTAILSTTPTRFRIASTLGNYNFPVGATLDVNANQAPGDYSGTFTITLNYL; encoded by the coding sequence GTGAGGACCAGACACATCATCTGCCCGCCGCTTCGCCGGCGCGGCCTAGCCGCCCTGACGCTCGCTTTTGCACCGTTCGCCGCTCCGTCGGCGCACGCGCAGAACAACGCGCAGGGCGAAGCCGAAGCCATCGTGCTGCGGCCCCTTTCCTTCTTCAAGGTTAACGACCTCGACTTCGGCGACATCATCGCGTCGAACGCGGCGGGGACGGTGCGTATCCTGCCCGACGGCTCCCGGACGCGGACCGGTGGCGCGACGCTGGCCGGGAATGACGGCGAACCCGCGCGTTTCACCGGGCTCGGCTCGTACAACCGCGAGGTCAATATCTCGCTCGGCGCGAACCAGATCTTCATCACCGGCCCCGGACAGCAGATGCGCGTGCGTAATTTCGAGATCGGCAGCACGCCCACCGCGATCCTGTCGACCACCCCGACGCGCTTTCGCATCGCCTCGACGCTCGGCAACTATAATTTCCCGGTCGGCGCGACGCTCGACGTCAACGCCAACCAGGCGCCGGGCGACTACAGCGGGACCTTCACCATCACCTTGAACTATCTCTGA
- a CDS encoding ABC transporter ATP-binding protein has product MTEAAIRIDAVSKLYAGGKQALDNVSFDVPRGQIFGLLGPNGAGKSTLINILAGLVNKTAGSASIWGFDIDADPRNAKYSIGIVPQEIVFDPFFTPFETLENQAGLYGVPKAKRISDELLAAVHLTDKRDAYARTLSGGMKRRLLVAKAMVHSPPIIVLDEPTAGVDIELRQQLWSYVQSLNDRGVTVVLTTHYLEEAEQLCDRIAIINHGRLIANKPTRELVDMAREKIVVVTLDADVTALPSHPAFDKVEREGERGLAIHYNKDRTNAGEVLAAVNAMGHGIVDVSTREADLEDVFLNLTRAANG; this is encoded by the coding sequence ATGACCGAAGCCGCCATCCGCATCGACGCCGTCTCCAAACTCTATGCCGGCGGCAAGCAAGCGCTCGACAATGTCAGTTTCGACGTGCCGCGCGGGCAGATTTTCGGGCTGCTCGGGCCGAATGGTGCGGGCAAGTCGACCCTGATCAACATCCTCGCGGGACTGGTCAACAAGACCGCCGGGTCGGCGAGCATCTGGGGCTTCGACATCGACGCCGATCCCAGAAACGCCAAATACTCGATCGGCATCGTGCCGCAGGAAATCGTTTTCGACCCGTTTTTCACGCCTTTCGAGACGCTGGAGAATCAGGCGGGGCTGTACGGCGTGCCCAAGGCGAAGCGCATTTCGGACGAACTGCTCGCCGCGGTCCACCTGACCGACAAGCGCGACGCCTATGCGCGGACGTTGTCCGGAGGGATGAAGCGGCGCTTGCTGGTGGCGAAGGCGATGGTCCATTCGCCGCCGATCATCGTGCTCGACGAACCGACCGCGGGGGTCGACATCGAGCTGCGCCAGCAGCTCTGGTCCTACGTCCAGTCGCTCAACGATCGCGGCGTCACCGTGGTGCTGACGACCCACTATCTGGAGGAAGCTGAGCAGCTGTGCGACCGCATCGCGATCATTAACCACGGGCGGCTGATCGCCAACAAGCCGACCCGCGAACTGGTCGACATGGCGCGCGAGAAGATCGTCGTCGTGACGCTCGACGCCGACGTCACCGCCCTGCCGTCGCACCCCGCCTTCGACAAGGTCGAGCGCGAAGGCGAGCGAGGCCTCGCGATCCACTACAACAAGGACCGCACCAACGCGGGCGAAGTGCTCGCCGCAGTCAACGCGATGGGGCATGGCATCGTCGACGTCTCGACCCGCGAAGCCGACCTCGAGGATGTGTTCCTCAACCTGACGCGCGCGGCGAATGGCTAG
- the nadB gene encoding L-aspartate oxidase: MTDTTPHDVIIVGSGAAGLTAAIALADHCRVLVLAKGELTGGSTAWAQGGIAAVLDAGDTFENHIEDTMVAGAGLNRRETVEFVVENAPHAIERLVEMGVPFNKDSDALHLTREGGHSHRRIVHVDDATGWAVQAALLKTAEAHPNITLLPGQACIDLITGRHEERYSGSGRVWGVYALDEKSGEVHAHVGRATILASGGAGRVYQFSTAPRGATGDGIAMAWRAGARVSNMEMMQFHPTCLYNLEVKNFLITEAVRGEGGILKHPVTGHRYMPDYDARAELAPRDVVARANDDQIKRSGLDYVHLDISHLDPDFVAGHFPNIYEKLLTLGIDMTKGPIPVVPAQHYTCGGVLIDLDGRTDLPGLYAAGECTESGLHGANRLASNSLLECFVFGEAAAKDIVARWDQLETPPPIRPWDESRVTDSDEEVIIKQNWTEIRRFMWNYVGIVRTTKRLERAQHRINMMTHEVEDYYGHFRVTTDLIELRNLLQCAELIVKSALHRKESRGLHYTLDYPDMLPVAVDTVLVP, translated from the coding sequence TTGACCGACACCACCCCCCACGACGTCATCATCGTCGGCTCCGGCGCCGCGGGGCTCACTGCGGCGATCGCGCTCGCCGATCATTGCCGCGTGCTCGTGCTCGCCAAGGGCGAACTCACCGGCGGCTCGACCGCTTGGGCGCAGGGCGGGATCGCCGCGGTGCTCGATGCGGGCGACACCTTCGAAAATCATATCGAGGACACGATGGTCGCGGGCGCCGGGCTCAACCGGCGCGAGACGGTCGAGTTCGTCGTAGAGAATGCGCCGCACGCCATCGAGCGGCTCGTCGAGATGGGGGTGCCCTTCAACAAGGACAGCGACGCGCTGCACCTGACGCGCGAGGGTGGCCATTCGCACCGCCGCATCGTCCATGTCGACGACGCGACCGGCTGGGCGGTGCAGGCTGCCTTGCTCAAGACCGCCGAGGCGCATCCGAACATCACGCTGCTGCCCGGACAGGCGTGCATCGACCTGATTACCGGCCGCCACGAGGAACGTTACTCAGGATCGGGCCGCGTCTGGGGTGTCTATGCGCTCGATGAAAAGAGCGGTGAGGTCCATGCGCATGTCGGCCGCGCGACGATCCTTGCCAGCGGCGGCGCGGGGCGTGTCTACCAATTCTCGACCGCCCCCCGAGGCGCGACCGGCGACGGCATCGCGATGGCCTGGCGCGCCGGCGCGCGCGTCTCGAACATGGAAATGATGCAGTTCCACCCGACCTGCCTCTACAATCTCGAGGTCAAGAATTTCCTGATCACCGAGGCGGTGCGCGGCGAGGGCGGCATCCTCAAGCATCCGGTCACCGGCCACCGCTATATGCCCGATTATGACGCGCGCGCCGAACTGGCGCCGCGCGACGTCGTGGCGCGCGCCAACGACGACCAGATCAAGCGCTCGGGGCTCGACTATGTCCATCTCGACATCAGCCACCTCGACCCCGATTTCGTCGCGGGGCATTTCCCGAACATCTATGAAAAGCTGCTGACGCTCGGCATCGACATGACGAAGGGGCCGATCCCGGTGGTGCCCGCGCAGCATTATACCTGCGGCGGGGTGCTAATCGACCTCGACGGGCGCACCGACCTGCCGGGGTTGTACGCGGCGGGCGAATGCACAGAAAGCGGGCTGCACGGCGCCAACCGCCTCGCGTCGAACAGCCTGCTCGAATGTTTCGTGTTCGGCGAGGCCGCGGCGAAGGACATCGTCGCGCGCTGGGATCAACTCGAGACTCCCCCGCCGATCCGGCCATGGGACGAAAGCCGCGTCACCGACAGTGACGAAGAGGTGATCATCAAGCAGAACTGGACCGAAATCCGCCGCTTCATGTGGAATTATGTCGGCATCGTGCGCACCACCAAAAGGCTGGAACGCGCGCAGCACCGCATCAACATGATGACCCACGAGGTCGAGGATTATTACGGCCATTTCCGCGTCACCACCGACCTGATCGAACTGCGCAACCTCCTGCAATGCGCCGAACTGATCGTGAAGAGCGCGCTCCACCGCAAGGAAAGCCGCGGGCTGCATTATACGCTCGATTATCCGGACATGCTGCCGGTGGCGGTCGATACGGTGCTGGTGCCGTGA
- a CDS encoding AAA family ATPase, which yields MSRRDAQADPDASQIDPDHYPFNIPLFADPAFEMTFERPVTILVGENGSGKSTLLEAIAVLAGFSEGGGGYGHRAVGASSISGGDGGALADALRGGWLPKVSQGFFFRAETFFSLARYVDEAAHDVGAAPPDYLSWSHGEGFLNFFDERADRRGIYIFDEPESALSPSRQFDFLKLLRRIQRAGNAQVIMATHSPILMALPDADLWQIDRFSVQPTTLEETAHYRLYNEFIRYPHETVEAMIE from the coding sequence GTGTCGCGGCGCGACGCTCAAGCGGACCCGGATGCGTCGCAGATCGACCCGGATCATTATCCTTTCAACATTCCGCTGTTCGCCGACCCGGCTTTCGAAATGACGTTCGAGCGGCCGGTGACCATCCTGGTCGGCGAGAATGGGTCCGGCAAATCCACCTTGCTCGAAGCGATCGCGGTTCTGGCGGGCTTCAGCGAGGGCGGTGGGGGCTATGGCCATAGGGCCGTGGGCGCTTCGAGCATCTCGGGCGGCGACGGCGGCGCCTTGGCGGACGCTCTTCGCGGCGGCTGGCTGCCCAAGGTGAGCCAGGGTTTCTTTTTCCGCGCCGAAACCTTCTTTTCGCTGGCCCGCTACGTCGACGAAGCAGCGCATGATGTCGGCGCGGCCCCGCCCGATTATCTGTCCTGGTCGCACGGCGAAGGCTTTCTGAACTTCTTCGACGAACGCGCCGATCGCCGAGGCATCTATATATTCGACGAACCCGAATCGGCGCTTTCGCCGTCCCGGCAGTTCGATTTCCTGAAGTTACTTCGCCGAATTCAGCGCGCCGGCAATGCCCAGGTCATCATGGCGACGCATTCGCCGATCCTGATGGCGCTGCCCGATGCCGATTTGTGGCAGATCGATCGCTTCTCCGTCCAGCCGACGACGCTGGAAGAGACCGCGCATTACCGCCTTTACAACGAGTTCATCCGGTACCCGCACGAGACGGTCGAGGCGATGATCGAATAG